A single genomic interval of Streptomyces sp. 1222.5 harbors:
- a CDS encoding DUF4429 domain-containing protein: MGDVLAGFHAVWGFESDSVFIRYERGIRTPRLFQALGERRIPLSAVEDVTLTPGRRGTVVLRLVPRAGADPLMEAAAGQLKEGSDPYRLVLSADRETLAEYYADEVKGLLTGSGPVDRHLVAVPEAPLHFKAADAKASFDGTSVQFRWSWTGASSAKWKAGDQSFPVAGLSGVEWRSPEVFEGHLRLLPREAGAERPAQPDQDPASVVFGLGYGPVHESLPFAAAVLAAVRTRPTSAVLVPARRDPADIAERIRHLGELHQAGLVTDEEFSSKKAELLAEL; the protein is encoded by the coding sequence AACACCCAGGCTCTTCCAGGCACTCGGGGAACGGCGCATCCCGCTGTCCGCGGTCGAGGACGTGACGCTCACGCCGGGCAGGCGCGGCACCGTCGTCCTGCGCCTCGTGCCCCGGGCCGGCGCCGACCCGCTGATGGAGGCGGCCGCCGGCCAGCTCAAGGAGGGCTCCGACCCGTACCGGCTCGTGCTGTCCGCCGACCGGGAGACCCTCGCCGAGTACTACGCGGACGAGGTGAAGGGCCTGCTGACCGGTTCCGGCCCCGTGGACCGGCACCTGGTCGCGGTGCCCGAGGCGCCGCTGCACTTCAAGGCCGCCGACGCCAAGGCCTCCTTCGACGGCACGTCGGTGCAGTTCCGCTGGTCCTGGACCGGTGCCTCCTCGGCGAAGTGGAAGGCCGGCGACCAGAGCTTCCCGGTGGCCGGGCTGAGCGGGGTGGAGTGGCGCTCGCCGGAGGTCTTCGAGGGGCACCTGCGCCTGCTGCCGCGCGAGGCGGGCGCCGAGCGGCCGGCCCAGCCCGACCAGGACCCGGCCTCGGTGGTCTTCGGGCTCGGGTACGGGCCGGTGCACGAGTCGCTGCCGTTCGCGGCGGCCGTACTGGCGGCGGTCCGGACCCGGCCGACGTCGGCGGTGCTGGTGCCGGCGCGCCGGGACCCCGCCGACATCGCCGAGCGGATCCGGCACCTCGGGGAGCTGCACCAGGCGGGGCTGGTCACGGACGAGGAGTTCTCGTCGAAGAAGGCCGAGCTGCTGGCCGAGCTCTAG